The following coding sequences are from one Delphinus delphis chromosome 19, mDelDel1.2, whole genome shotgun sequence window:
- the MINK1 gene encoding misshapen-like kinase 1 isoform X11, which produces MGDPAPARSLDDIDLSALRDPAGIFELVEVVGNGTYGQVYKGRHVKTGQLAAIKVMDVTEDEEEEIKQEINMLKKYSHHRNIATYYGAFIKKSPPGNDDQLWLVMEFCGAGSVTDLVKNTKGNALKEDCIAYICREILRGLAHLHAHKVIHRDIKGQNVLLTENAEVKLVDFGVSAQLDRTVGRRNTFIGTPYWMAPEVIACDENPDATYDYRSDIWSLGITAIEMAEGAPPLCDMHPMRALFLIPRNPPPRLKSKKWSKKFIDFIDTCLIKTYLSRPPTEQLLKFPFIRDQPTERQVRIQLKDHIDRSRKKRGEKEETEYEYSGSEEEDDSHGEEGEPSSIMNVPGESTLRREFLRLQQENKSNSEALKQQQQLQQQQQRDPEAHIKHLLHQRQRRIEEQKEERRRVEEQQRREREQRKLQEKEQQRRREDMQALRREEERRQAEREQEYKRKQLEEQRQSERLQRQLQQEHAYLKSLQQQQQQILPGDRKPLYHYGRGINPADKPAWAREVEERTRMNKQQNSPLAKTKPGSTGPEPPVPQASPGPPGPLSQTPPMQRPVEPQEGPHKSLQDQPTRNLAAFPASHDPDPAVPAPTATPSARGGVVRQNSDPTSEGPGPSPNPPAWVRPDNEAPPKVPQRTSSIATALNTSGAGGSRPAQAVRARPRSNSAWQIYLQRRAERGNPKPPGPPAQPPGPPNACSNPDLRRSDPGWERSDSVLPASHGHLPQAGSLERNRVGASKLDSSPVLSPGSKAKPDDHRSRPGRPADFVLLKERTLDEAPRPPKKAMDYSSSSEEVESSEDDEEESNGEPSEGSRDTPGGRDGDTDSVSTMVVHDVEEIAGTQTPYGGGTMVVQRTPEEERSLLHADSNGYTNLPDVVQPSHSPTESSKGQSPPLKDGGSDYQSRGLVKAPGKSSFTMFVDLGIYQPGGSGDTIPITALVGGEGSRLDQLQYDVRKGSVVNVNPTNTRAHSETPEIRKYKKRFNSEILCAALWGVNLLVGTENGLMLLDRSGQGKVYGLIGRRRFQQMDVLEGLNLLITISGKRNKLRVYYLSWLRNKILHNDPEVEKKQGWTTVGDMEGCGHYRVVKYERIKFLVIALKNSVEVYAWAPKPYHKFMAFKSFADLPHRPLLVDLTVEEGQRLKVIYGSSAGFHAVDVDSGNSYDIYIPVHIQSQITPHAIIFLPNTDGMEMLLCYEDEGVYVNTYGRIIKDVVLQWGEMPTSVAYICSNQIMGWGEKAIEIRSVETGHLDGVFMHKRAQRLKFLCERNDKVFFASVRSGGSSQVYFMTLNRNCIMNW; this is translated from the exons gacCCTGCTGGAATCTTTGAGCTGGTGGAGGTGGTCGGCAATGGAACCTACGGGCAGGTGTACAAG GGTCGGCATGTCAAGACCGGGCAGCTGGCTGCCATCAAGGTCATGGATGTCACGGAG GATGAGGAGGAAGAGATCAAGCAGGAGATCAACATGTTGAAAAAATACTCTCACCACCGCAACATCGCCACCTACTACGGGGCCTTCATCAAGAAGAGCCCCCCTGGGAACGACGACCAGCTCTGG CTGGTGATGGAGTTCTGTGGTGCTGGTTCTGTGACAGACCTGGTGAAGAACACGAAAGGGAACGCCCTGAAGGAGGACTGTATCGCCTACATCTGCAGGGAGATTCTCCGG ggtCTGGCCCATCTCCACGCCCACAAGGTGATCCACCGAGACATCAAGGGGCAGAATGTGCTACTGACAGAGAATGCCGAGGTCAAGCTAG tGGATTTCGGGGTGAGCGCGCAGCTGGACCGCACCGTGGGCAGGCGGAACACTTTCATCGGGACCCCCTACTGGATGGCCCCCGAGGTCATCGCTTGCGATGAGAACCCTGATGCCACCTACGATTACAGG AGTGACATTTGGTCTTTAGGAATCACAGCCATCGAGATGGCAGAGGGAGCCCCCC CTCTGTGTGACATGCACCCCATGCGAGCCCTCTTCCTCATCCCCCGGAACCCGCCACCCAGGCTCAAGTCCAAGAAATG GTCTAAGAAGTTCATCGACTTCATTGACACGTGTCTCATCAAGACTTACCTGAGCCGCCCACCGACGGAGCAGCTGCTCAAGTTCCCGTTCATCCGCGACCAGCCCACCGAGCGGCAGGTCCGCATCCAACTCAAGGACCACATCGACCGATCCCGGAAGAAACGAGGCGAGAAAG AGGAGACAGAATATGAGTACAGTGGCAGCGAAGAGGAAGACGACAGCcatggagaggaaggagagccAAG CTCCATCATGAATGTGCCGGGGGAGTCGACCCTCCGCCGGGAATTCCTCCGGCTCCAGCAGGAGAACAAGAGCAACTCTGAGGCtttaaagcagcagcagcagctgcagcagcagcaacagcgaGACCCAGAGGCGCACATCAAGCACCTGCTGCACCAGCGGCAGCGACGCATAGAGGAGCAGAAGGAAGAGCGGCGGCGGGttgaggag CAACAGCGGCGGGAGCGGGAGCAGCGGAAGCTGCAGGAGAAGGAGCAGCAGCGGCGGCGCGAGGACATGCAGGCCCTGCGGCGGGAGGAGGAGAGGCGGCAGGCTGAGCGGGAGCAG GAATACAAGAGGAAGCAGCTGGAGGAGCAGCGGCAGTCGGAGCGCCTGCAGAGGCAGCTGCAGCAGGAGCACGCCTACCTCAAGTCCctgcagcagcaacagcagcagatCCTGCCCGGGGACAGGAAGCCCCTGTATCATTACGGTCGGGGCATTAACCCTGCTGACAAACCGGCCTGGGCCCGAGAG GTAGAAGAGAGAACGAGGATGAACAAGCAGCAGAACTCTCCCTTGGCCAAGACCAAGCCAGGCAGCACAGGGCCTGAGCCCCCCgtcccccaggcctcccctgggCCCCCAGGACCCCTTTCCCAAACTCCTCCTATGCAGAGGCCGGTGGAGCCCCAGGAGGGACCACACAAG TCCCTGCAGGACCAGCCCACCCGAAACCTGGCTGCCTTCCCAGCCTCACACGACCCCGACCCCGCCGTGCCCGCACCCACTGCCACGCCTAGTGCCCGAGGAGGCGTCGTCCGCCAGAACTCAGACCCCACTTCCGAAGGGCCTGGCCCCAGCCCGAACCCCCCAGCCTGGGTCCGGCCTGATAATGAGGCCCCTCCCAAG gTGCCTCAGAGGACCTCATCTATCGCCACTGCCCTTAACACCAGTGGGGCTGGAGGGTCCCGGCCAGCCCAGGCTGTCCGTGCCAG ACCTCGCAGCAACTCCGCCTGGCAAATCTATCTGCAAAGGCGGGCAGAGCGGGGCAACCCCAAGCCTCCAGGGCCCCCTGCTCAGCCCCCTGGCCCGCCCAACGCTTGTAG TAACCCTGACCTCAGGAGGAGCGACCCTGGCTGGGAGCGCTCGGACAGTGTCCTCCCCGCCTCTCACGGGCACCTCCCCCAGGCTGGCTCACTGGAGCGGAACCGGGTGGGAG CCTCCAAACTGGACAGCTCCCCCGTGCTCTCCCCTGGGAGCAAAGCCAAGCCCGATGACCACCGCTCGCGGCCAGGCCGGCCCGCA GATTTTGTGTTGCTGAAAGAGCGGACCCTGGACGAGGCCCCCCGGCCTCCCAAGAAGGCCATGGACTACTCGTCGTCCAGCGAGGAGGTGGAGAGCAGCGAGGACGACGAGGAGGAGAGCAACGGCGAACCGTCGGAGGGGAGCAGAGATACCCCTGGGGGCCG CGATGGAGACACAGACAGTGTCAGCACCATGGTGGTCCATGACGTGGAGGAGATAGCCGGGACCCAGACCCCCTATGGGGGTGGCACCATGGTGGTCCAGCGC ACCCCTGAAGAGGAGCGAAGCCTGCTGCATGCTGATAGCAACGGTTACACGAACCTGCCAGATGTGGTCCAGCCCAGCCACTCGCCCACCGAGAGCAGCAAAGGTCAAAGCCCCCCCTTGAAGGATGGAGGCAGTGAT TACCAGTCTCGTGGGCTGGTAAAGGCCCCTGGCAAGAGCTCGTTCACGATGTTTGTGGACCTGGGGATCTACCAGCCTGGAGGCAGTGGGGACACCATCCCCATCACAG CCCTGGTGGGTGGAGAGGGCAGTCGGCTCGATCAGCTGCAGTATGACGTGAGGAAAGGCTCTGTGGTCAACGTGAACCCCACCAACACCCGGGCCCACAGCGAAACCCCCGAGATTCGGAAGTACAAGAAGCGCTTCAATTCCGAGATCCTCTGTGCGGCCCTTTGGG GGGTCAACCTGCTGGTGGGCACGGAGAACGGGCTGATGTTGCTGGACCGAAGTGGGCAGGGCAAGGTGTATGGACTCATCGGGCGGCGACGCTTCCAGCAAATGGATGTGCTGGAGGGACTCAACTTGCTCATCACCATCTCAG ggaaaaggaacaaactgCGGGTATATTATTTGTCCTGGCTCCGGAACAAGATCCTGCACAATGACCCAGAAGTGGAGAAGAAGCAGGGCTGGACCACTGTGGGGGACATGGAGGGCTGCGGGCACTACCGTGTTG TGAAATATGAACGCATCAAATTCCTGGTCATCGCCCTGAAGAACTCTGTGGAGGTGTATGCTTGGGCCCCCAAACCTTACCACAAATTCATGGCTTTCAAG TCCTTTGCTGACCTCCCACACCGCCCTTTGCTGGTGGACCTGACGGTAGAGGAGGGACAGAGGCTCAAGGTCATCTATGGCTCCAGCGCCGGCTTCCATGCTGTGGATGTCGACTCGGGGAACAGCTATGACATCTACATCCCTGTGCAC ATCCAGAGCCAGATCACGCCCCACGccatcatcttcctccccaacacGGATGGCATGGAGATGCTGCTGTGCTACGAGGATGAGGGCGTCTATGTCAACACGTATGGGCGGATCATTAAGGACGTGGTGCTGCAGTGGGGAGAGATGCCCACCTCTGTGG CCTATATCTGCTCCAACCAGATCATGGGCTGGGGTGAGAAAGCCATTGAGATCCGCTCCGTGGAGACGGGCCACCTAGACGGGGTCTTCATGCACAAACGAGCCCAGAGGCTCAAGTTCCTGTGTGAGCGGAATGACAAG GTGTTTTTTGCCTCAGTCCGCTCCGGGGGCAGCAGCCAAGTTTACTTCATGACCCTGAACCGTAACTGCATCATGAACTGGTGA
- the MINK1 gene encoding misshapen-like kinase 1 isoform X10: MGDPAPARSLDDIDLSALRDPAGIFELVEVVGNGTYGQVYKGRHVKTGQLAAIKVMDVTEDEEEEIKQEINMLKKYSHHRNIATYYGAFIKKSPPGNDDQLWLVMEFCGAGSVTDLVKNTKGNALKEDCIAYICREILRGLAHLHAHKVIHRDIKGQNVLLTENAEVKLVDFGVSAQLDRTVGRRNTFIGTPYWMAPEVIACDENPDATYDYRSDIWSLGITAIEMAEGAPPLCDMHPMRALFLIPRNPPPRLKSKKWSKKFIDFIDTCLIKTYLSRPPTEQLLKFPFIRDQPTERQVRIQLKDHIDRSRKKRGEKEETEYEYSGSEEEDDSHGEEGEPSSIMNVPGESTLRREFLRLQQENKSNSEALKQQQQLQQQQQRDPEAHIKHLLHQRQRRIEEQKEERRRVEEQQRREREQRKLQEKEQQRRREDMQALRREEERRQAEREQEYIRHRLEEEQRQLEILQQQLLQEQALLLEYKRKQLEEQRQSERLQRQLQQEHAYLKSLQQQQQQILPGDRKPLYHYGRGINPADKPAWAREVEERTRMNKQQNSPLAKTKPGSTGPEPPVPQASPGPPGPLSQTPPMQRPVEPQEGPHKSLQDQPTRNLAAFPASHDPDPAVPAPTATPSARGGVVRQNSDPTSEGPGPSPNPPAWVRPDNEAPPKVPQRTSSIATALNTSGAGGSRPAQAVRASNPDLRRSDPGWERSDSVLPASHGHLPQAGSLERNRVGASKLDSSPVLSPGSKAKPDDHRSRPGRPASYKRAIGEDFVLLKERTLDEAPRPPKKAMDYSSSSEEVESSEDDEEESNGEPSEGSRDTPGGRSDGDTDSVSTMVVHDVEEIAGTQTPYGGGTMVVQRTPEEERSLLHADSNGYTNLPDVVQPSHSPTESSKGQSPPLKDGGSDYQSRGLVKAPGKSSFTMFVDLGIYQPGGSGDTIPITALVGGEGSRLDQLQYDVRKGSVVNVNPTNTRAHSETPEIRKYKKRFNSEILCAALWGVNLLVGTENGLMLLDRSGQGKVYGLIGRRRFQQMDVLEGLNLLITISGKRNKLRVYYLSWLRNKILHNDPEVEKKQGWTTVGDMEGCGHYRVVKYERIKFLVIALKNSVEVYAWAPKPYHKFMAFKSFADLPHRPLLVDLTVEEGQRLKVIYGSSAGFHAVDVDSGNSYDIYIPVHIQSQITPHAIIFLPNTDGMEMLLCYEDEGVYVNTYGRIIKDVVLQWGEMPTSVAYICSNQIMGWGEKAIEIRSVETGHLDGVFMHKRAQRLKFLCERNDKVFFASVRSGGSSQVYFMTLNRNCIMNW; the protein is encoded by the exons gacCCTGCTGGAATCTTTGAGCTGGTGGAGGTGGTCGGCAATGGAACCTACGGGCAGGTGTACAAG GGTCGGCATGTCAAGACCGGGCAGCTGGCTGCCATCAAGGTCATGGATGTCACGGAG GATGAGGAGGAAGAGATCAAGCAGGAGATCAACATGTTGAAAAAATACTCTCACCACCGCAACATCGCCACCTACTACGGGGCCTTCATCAAGAAGAGCCCCCCTGGGAACGACGACCAGCTCTGG CTGGTGATGGAGTTCTGTGGTGCTGGTTCTGTGACAGACCTGGTGAAGAACACGAAAGGGAACGCCCTGAAGGAGGACTGTATCGCCTACATCTGCAGGGAGATTCTCCGG ggtCTGGCCCATCTCCACGCCCACAAGGTGATCCACCGAGACATCAAGGGGCAGAATGTGCTACTGACAGAGAATGCCGAGGTCAAGCTAG tGGATTTCGGGGTGAGCGCGCAGCTGGACCGCACCGTGGGCAGGCGGAACACTTTCATCGGGACCCCCTACTGGATGGCCCCCGAGGTCATCGCTTGCGATGAGAACCCTGATGCCACCTACGATTACAGG AGTGACATTTGGTCTTTAGGAATCACAGCCATCGAGATGGCAGAGGGAGCCCCCC CTCTGTGTGACATGCACCCCATGCGAGCCCTCTTCCTCATCCCCCGGAACCCGCCACCCAGGCTCAAGTCCAAGAAATG GTCTAAGAAGTTCATCGACTTCATTGACACGTGTCTCATCAAGACTTACCTGAGCCGCCCACCGACGGAGCAGCTGCTCAAGTTCCCGTTCATCCGCGACCAGCCCACCGAGCGGCAGGTCCGCATCCAACTCAAGGACCACATCGACCGATCCCGGAAGAAACGAGGCGAGAAAG AGGAGACAGAATATGAGTACAGTGGCAGCGAAGAGGAAGACGACAGCcatggagaggaaggagagccAAG CTCCATCATGAATGTGCCGGGGGAGTCGACCCTCCGCCGGGAATTCCTCCGGCTCCAGCAGGAGAACAAGAGCAACTCTGAGGCtttaaagcagcagcagcagctgcagcagcagcaacagcgaGACCCAGAGGCGCACATCAAGCACCTGCTGCACCAGCGGCAGCGACGCATAGAGGAGCAGAAGGAAGAGCGGCGGCGGGttgaggag CAACAGCGGCGGGAGCGGGAGCAGCGGAAGCTGCAGGAGAAGGAGCAGCAGCGGCGGCGCGAGGACATGCAGGCCCTGCGGCGGGAGGAGGAGAGGCGGCAGGCTGAGCGGGAGCAG gAGTATATCCGTCACAGGCTAGAGGAGGAGCAGCGACAGCTCGAGATCCTTCAGCAACAGCTGCTCCAGGAACAGGCCCTACTGCTG GAATACAAGAGGAAGCAGCTGGAGGAGCAGCGGCAGTCGGAGCGCCTGCAGAGGCAGCTGCAGCAGGAGCACGCCTACCTCAAGTCCctgcagcagcaacagcagcagatCCTGCCCGGGGACAGGAAGCCCCTGTATCATTACGGTCGGGGCATTAACCCTGCTGACAAACCGGCCTGGGCCCGAGAG GTAGAAGAGAGAACGAGGATGAACAAGCAGCAGAACTCTCCCTTGGCCAAGACCAAGCCAGGCAGCACAGGGCCTGAGCCCCCCgtcccccaggcctcccctgggCCCCCAGGACCCCTTTCCCAAACTCCTCCTATGCAGAGGCCGGTGGAGCCCCAGGAGGGACCACACAAG TCCCTGCAGGACCAGCCCACCCGAAACCTGGCTGCCTTCCCAGCCTCACACGACCCCGACCCCGCCGTGCCCGCACCCACTGCCACGCCTAGTGCCCGAGGAGGCGTCGTCCGCCAGAACTCAGACCCCACTTCCGAAGGGCCTGGCCCCAGCCCGAACCCCCCAGCCTGGGTCCGGCCTGATAATGAGGCCCCTCCCAAG gTGCCTCAGAGGACCTCATCTATCGCCACTGCCCTTAACACCAGTGGGGCTGGAGGGTCCCGGCCAGCCCAGGCTGTCCGTGCCAG TAACCCTGACCTCAGGAGGAGCGACCCTGGCTGGGAGCGCTCGGACAGTGTCCTCCCCGCCTCTCACGGGCACCTCCCCCAGGCTGGCTCACTGGAGCGGAACCGGGTGGGAG CCTCCAAACTGGACAGCTCCCCCGTGCTCTCCCCTGGGAGCAAAGCCAAGCCCGATGACCACCGCTCGCGGCCAGGCCGGCCCGCA AGCTATAAGCGAGCCATTGGTGAG GATTTTGTGTTGCTGAAAGAGCGGACCCTGGACGAGGCCCCCCGGCCTCCCAAGAAGGCCATGGACTACTCGTCGTCCAGCGAGGAGGTGGAGAGCAGCGAGGACGACGAGGAGGAGAGCAACGGCGAACCGTCGGAGGGGAGCAGAGATACCCCTGGGGGCCG CAGCGATGGAGACACAGACAGTGTCAGCACCATGGTGGTCCATGACGTGGAGGAGATAGCCGGGACCCAGACCCCCTATGGGGGTGGCACCATGGTGGTCCAGCGC ACCCCTGAAGAGGAGCGAAGCCTGCTGCATGCTGATAGCAACGGTTACACGAACCTGCCAGATGTGGTCCAGCCCAGCCACTCGCCCACCGAGAGCAGCAAAGGTCAAAGCCCCCCCTTGAAGGATGGAGGCAGTGAT TACCAGTCTCGTGGGCTGGTAAAGGCCCCTGGCAAGAGCTCGTTCACGATGTTTGTGGACCTGGGGATCTACCAGCCTGGAGGCAGTGGGGACACCATCCCCATCACAG CCCTGGTGGGTGGAGAGGGCAGTCGGCTCGATCAGCTGCAGTATGACGTGAGGAAAGGCTCTGTGGTCAACGTGAACCCCACCAACACCCGGGCCCACAGCGAAACCCCCGAGATTCGGAAGTACAAGAAGCGCTTCAATTCCGAGATCCTCTGTGCGGCCCTTTGGG GGGTCAACCTGCTGGTGGGCACGGAGAACGGGCTGATGTTGCTGGACCGAAGTGGGCAGGGCAAGGTGTATGGACTCATCGGGCGGCGACGCTTCCAGCAAATGGATGTGCTGGAGGGACTCAACTTGCTCATCACCATCTCAG ggaaaaggaacaaactgCGGGTATATTATTTGTCCTGGCTCCGGAACAAGATCCTGCACAATGACCCAGAAGTGGAGAAGAAGCAGGGCTGGACCACTGTGGGGGACATGGAGGGCTGCGGGCACTACCGTGTTG TGAAATATGAACGCATCAAATTCCTGGTCATCGCCCTGAAGAACTCTGTGGAGGTGTATGCTTGGGCCCCCAAACCTTACCACAAATTCATGGCTTTCAAG TCCTTTGCTGACCTCCCACACCGCCCTTTGCTGGTGGACCTGACGGTAGAGGAGGGACAGAGGCTCAAGGTCATCTATGGCTCCAGCGCCGGCTTCCATGCTGTGGATGTCGACTCGGGGAACAGCTATGACATCTACATCCCTGTGCAC ATCCAGAGCCAGATCACGCCCCACGccatcatcttcctccccaacacGGATGGCATGGAGATGCTGCTGTGCTACGAGGATGAGGGCGTCTATGTCAACACGTATGGGCGGATCATTAAGGACGTGGTGCTGCAGTGGGGAGAGATGCCCACCTCTGTGG CCTATATCTGCTCCAACCAGATCATGGGCTGGGGTGAGAAAGCCATTGAGATCCGCTCCGTGGAGACGGGCCACCTAGACGGGGTCTTCATGCACAAACGAGCCCAGAGGCTCAAGTTCCTGTGTGAGCGGAATGACAAG GTGTTTTTTGCCTCAGTCCGCTCCGGGGGCAGCAGCCAAGTTTACTTCATGACCCTGAACCGTAACTGCATCATGAACTGGTGA